In Brassica rapa cultivar Chiifu-401-42 unplaced genomic scaffold, CAAS_Brap_v3.01 Scaffold0454, whole genome shotgun sequence, the sequence taaaaaaaaaatccatagtGTTGCATTTTCTATCCGACTTTGAATTGCTTGTTCTTGGTTTTAAAAACCAGAGATAGGCACGAAAAGGATAGCTCATTatcttgtttgattcatttagaaaactcaaaaaaattTGTCCTTTGTTTGCATTAAGTTGTCTAGCTCCAGTTTCCTTTTTCGGTTTATTTGCATCAAgcataaaatcttttttttttcttgttttgtttcttttaaattgaaaaccaaaataaatatttatttccattgttttattttatagatttcgAGATTTGCTTGAtaaagttaaacaaaaaaaaataggagTTAATTTTCCATTTGTttcaaaactttcaaaaaaaaaaatactaggtttccatctttttttgtttcttattcttcttctttcttttgttaaGCCACGACTTGATACTCTTATTCTCTGTTTTTGAAAGGTACCAATAAGGGGAGACGCCATGGCAGATTACTTTGAGGAAGAGAGTTCTTATGAATCAAGCCAAGGCTCCGATCTTGATGAAGCCGACCAAGCTTGGTCCGATGAAGAGGATGGCTGTGATGGGTCATGTTCTGATGATAACTACTCTATGTCAGAGTATGGAGACGATCCTGCTGAAGCATATCCTGAACCAGAGCCACCTGATTACTCACATGGAGATACCAGCTACCAAGGAGAGTATGAGGGAGAAACTGAATCAAATATCAGTTTCAATAAAGGAGATGAATGCCATGGAGAAGAGACAGAAGGTGATGATCCTGAAGCTGACCAGGAAGGCTCATGGCAAGAGGAAGCTGATTCTGAAATCAGTTTAGAAGAGGCAAATGAGCATGAggaaaatttctctaaaacggAAGAAGTCTATGAAGATGTTGATGGAGGAGAAGCAAGTTTCCAATctgttaaagaagaagttggaGACGAGTCTCATGCTGAAGGCATACCCTGGTGTGAAGTACCTTACTCTGACCAGGAGGATGAGTACCAAGACGAAACTGGCTCACAAACCAGTGTAGGAAACTCTGAGGGAAACTATGGAGGAAAGCCAGACTCTCAACAAGACAttgctgaagaagaagaggcctTAAGTGAGGCTGGAAGAAATGATGATCAACCTGGTTACGTCATCTTTGCAGGCCATCATCAAGGACCAG encodes:
- the LOC117130406 gene encoding uncharacterized protein DDB_G0290685-like — translated: MADYFEEESSYESSQGSDLDEADQAWSDEEDGCDGSCSDDNYSMSEYGDDPAEAYPEPEPPDYSHGDTSYQGEYEGETESNISFNKGDECHGEETEGDDPEADQEGSWQEEADSEISLEEANEHEENFSKTEEVYEDVDGGEASFQSVKEEVGDESHAEGIPWCEVPYSDQEDEYQDETGSQTSVGNSEGNYGGKPDSQQDIAEEEEALSEAGRNDDQPGYVIFAGHHQGPEAYLCWEKDMEHWFDSNQVHEEDKTAIAEDTLTEDAFRKWEQDAYWRLAYDEPEATWQEMKELLYEEYVKGAGDELLNQIRVYTNLEPRRLILAKRPNRKAKLKNAHDLKLHQESTLIIKGATEHTTAARASAVQGVPTPQAKTRELSTKPLPKFHEKKKPS